A genomic region of Arachis stenosperma cultivar V10309 chromosome 9, arast.V10309.gnm1.PFL2, whole genome shotgun sequence contains the following coding sequences:
- the LOC130948038 gene encoding uncharacterized protein LOC130948038, giving the protein MGSEDDSSIEQAVSSRRERLLALRAAQELSNAPEQDQDPSSNPNHTASNNNNDPHNDDDDQEENLSMKFRNYVPHDKELQEGKLAPAVLPKFEDPAAPAPPPDTTEDPFLNIAPKKPNWDLRRDVQKKLDKLEKRTQKALYKLMEEQEKQKQLIEGEESNGTTD; this is encoded by the exons ATGGGTAGCGAAGATGATTCTTCAATTGAGCAAGCAGTTTCGTCGCGTCGTGAGAGGCTCCTCGCTCTCAGAGCCGCACAAGAACTCTCCAACGCTCCCGAACAAGACCAAGATCCCTCTTCTAACCCTAATCACACTGCCTCCAACAACAACAACGATCCTcacaatgatgatgatgatcaggAAGA GAACCTGAGTATGAAATTCCGGAACTATGTGCCTCATGACAAAGAGCTTCAGGAAGGGAAGCTTGCCCCTGCAGTGCTCCCCAAGTTTGAGGACCCTGCTGCACCAGCTCCTCCACCTGACACTACTGAG GATCCGTTTCTGAATATTGCTCCCAAGAAACCAAACTGGGACCTCCGGAGAGATGTGCAGAAGAAGCTCGATAAGCTTGAGAAACGGACTCAGAAGGCTCTCTATAAGCTTATGG aggagcaagaaaagcaaaagcagTTGATTGAAGGAGAAGAATCAAATGGCACAACAGATTAG